One region of Cytophagia bacterium CHB2 genomic DNA includes:
- the recO gene encoding DNA repair protein RecO, producing the protein MSIVKAEGIVIHTMNVRESSKLVTLFTREHGLLKLDAKAARTSKSRLRGNLELFSVVHLVYYEKENRELQFMSQAERLEGFPELQTDLEKLGYASACCELIRRTQAGVEAKPRLYPVLLETLRAMNTAQEPRLLFWGFQMKLLGMLGLAPNLQYCLNCKTPSTASGEHGDAAVWHFHVTRGGFICPNCAGHTGALPLSGESLRVLSNFQTWPPAKLTRFKISPAATAEIAAFFRAYLSHHLEEAGALSSLKFVKEIKQDLQTRQKS; encoded by the coding sequence ATGAGCATCGTCAAAGCCGAAGGCATTGTCATTCACACGATGAACGTGCGCGAATCGAGCAAACTGGTAACGCTGTTCACGCGCGAGCATGGCCTGCTTAAACTCGACGCCAAAGCCGCGCGCACCAGCAAAAGCCGGCTGCGCGGAAACCTGGAATTGTTCTCCGTCGTTCATCTGGTCTATTATGAGAAGGAGAATCGCGAGCTGCAATTCATGAGTCAAGCAGAGCGTCTCGAGGGCTTTCCGGAATTGCAGACGGATTTGGAAAAGCTGGGCTATGCCTCCGCTTGTTGCGAATTGATCCGGCGGACGCAAGCCGGCGTCGAGGCGAAACCGCGCTTGTATCCCGTTTTGCTGGAAACGCTGCGCGCGATGAACACAGCGCAGGAGCCGCGCCTGCTCTTTTGGGGATTTCAGATGAAGTTGCTGGGCATGCTCGGCCTTGCCCCCAATTTGCAGTATTGTTTGAATTGCAAAACGCCCAGCACGGCCTCGGGTGAGCACGGCGATGCTGCTGTCTGGCATTTTCACGTGACGCGCGGCGGTTTCATTTGCCCCAACTGCGCCGGGCACACCGGCGCTTTGCCGCTCAGCGGCGAGAGCCTGCGCGTGCTCTCGAATTTTCAAACGTGGCCGCCGGCCAAACTGACGCGATTCAAAATTTCCCCGGCCGCAACCGCGGAGATTGCCGCTTTCTTTCGCGCCTACCTTTCGCATCATTTGGAGGAAGCCGGCGCGCTTTCATCATTAAAATTTGTTAAAGAGATTAAACAAGACTTGCAAACCCGGCAAAAGAGTTGA